The Microbulbifer hydrolyticus genome has a segment encoding these proteins:
- a CDS encoding S66 peptidase family protein, whose amino-acid sequence MQRRTLIQSLLSAPLLGAAAASAGSKVRPLASNGYSQGGADDGSQLLRPRRLEQGMTVGLVTPASNAWEDEDIRFAGDVVRSLGFEVKEGKHLYRRTQYLAGPDEARAEDMNYMFADPDVDAVFCLRGGYGTPRILPMLDYQLIRNNPKVLLGYSDITALLNAIYHRSGMVTFHGPIAAQNFTDYTLAEYQKVLVHGERPVPLGTPPPFEAAPGRVENRNRITRFAGGRAQGRLIGGNLSLMVSLVGTPFEPDYRGKILFLEDVGEAPYRVDRMLTQLWLAGKLQQVAGIVFGKFTEADSDGNTFSMEHVLRERTADLGVPVVRGLMIGHVKDQTVVPVGALAELDGDAGTLLLRDAVVS is encoded by the coding sequence ATGCAGCGGCGCACATTGATCCAATCCCTACTGTCGGCACCATTACTGGGTGCGGCTGCAGCCAGTGCCGGAAGCAAAGTTCGCCCTCTGGCTTCCAACGGCTACAGCCAGGGGGGTGCCGATGACGGCAGTCAGCTGTTGCGCCCGCGTAGACTTGAGCAGGGGATGACCGTGGGGCTGGTGACGCCCGCCAGCAATGCCTGGGAGGACGAGGATATCCGTTTCGCGGGTGACGTGGTGCGCTCTCTCGGGTTTGAAGTCAAGGAAGGTAAGCACCTGTACCGGCGTACCCAGTATCTTGCCGGCCCGGATGAGGCACGGGCGGAAGATATGAATTACATGTTTGCCGACCCGGATGTGGACGCGGTGTTCTGTCTGCGCGGTGGTTACGGTACCCCGCGTATTTTGCCCATGCTCGACTACCAGCTGATTCGCAACAACCCGAAGGTGCTGTTGGGATACAGCGATATCACTGCGCTACTCAATGCGATCTATCATCGCAGTGGCATGGTGACTTTCCACGGGCCCATTGCCGCACAAAACTTTACCGATTACACCCTGGCAGAATATCAAAAGGTGCTGGTGCACGGCGAACGGCCGGTGCCGCTGGGTACACCGCCACCTTTCGAGGCTGCGCCTGGTCGTGTTGAAAACCGCAACCGGATTACGCGCTTCGCCGGTGGCCGTGCCCAGGGGCGCCTGATTGGTGGCAACCTGTCGCTGATGGTAAGCCTCGTTGGTACGCCATTCGAGCCGGATTACCGCGGAAAAATCCTGTTTCTGGAAGATGTGGGTGAGGCACCTTATCGGGTGGACCGGATGCTTACCCAGTTATGGCTTGCGGGGAAACTGCAGCAGGTGGCGGGGATTGTATTTGGCAAGTTCACCGAGGCCGATAGTGACGGTAATACGTTCAGTATGGAACATGTCTTGCGCGAGCGCACCGCAGACCTTGGTGTGCCGGTAGTGCGTGGGCTGATGATCGGTCACGTGAAAGATCAGACTGTAGTACCTGTGGGCGCGTTGGCGGAACTTGACGGCGACGCTGGTACACTGCTGTTGCGTGACGCGGTGGTTTCCTGA
- a CDS encoding Na+/H+ antiporter NhaC family protein, which translates to MTELSWLTLLPPFIAIGLALLTRQVYLALFAGIWLGFFLLNDSGFFPSLAQALDGVLAVLANPGDARVVMFTLVIGAFIITLERSGAVSGFVRFLERSRWVTNGKRAQWMAWLIGIVIFIESNITVLVAGTVSRPLFDRFRVAREKLAYIIDSTSAPVCMLIPLNAWGAFNLGLLDGLGVEDPLKVLLASIPLNLYAISAVALTAYTIARDYNPGPMAKVQGRTSGGKLDGLDISASTGEKSHIKPRAVNMLLPVLVLILAMPLSLWITGEGKIFQGSGSTSVLWASLAALTCISVMVLLQRSMSLDELSHTWMEGAGRMLPLAIILVLALALGSISKTLGTGQYVAGLVGDSIPLALLPTVIFLVSGVIAFSVGSSWGTFSIMLPIAIPVASALGAEPALFVAAVLSGGIFGDHSSPISDTTIVSSLASGTEHIDHVRTQIPYALRAGLVSALGFVALGYLML; encoded by the coding sequence ATGACAGAACTCTCTTGGCTCACACTGCTGCCCCCGTTTATCGCCATTGGCCTTGCGCTGCTGACGCGCCAGGTATATCTCGCGCTGTTTGCCGGGATCTGGCTGGGATTTTTCCTTCTGAATGATTCCGGCTTTTTCCCATCCCTGGCACAGGCACTGGATGGTGTGCTGGCGGTATTGGCGAACCCCGGAGATGCCCGGGTAGTGATGTTCACCCTGGTGATTGGTGCTTTTATTATCACCCTGGAGCGCAGTGGTGCAGTCAGTGGTTTTGTGCGGTTCCTCGAACGCAGTCGCTGGGTCACCAATGGCAAGCGTGCACAGTGGATGGCGTGGCTCATCGGTATCGTTATCTTTATCGAGTCAAACATTACCGTTCTGGTCGCTGGTACCGTTTCCCGTCCATTATTTGACCGGTTTCGGGTTGCAAGGGAAAAGCTGGCGTACATCATTGACTCCACCTCCGCGCCGGTATGCATGCTGATTCCACTGAATGCCTGGGGCGCTTTCAATCTCGGGTTGCTCGATGGTCTCGGAGTTGAGGACCCTCTGAAAGTGCTGCTTGCCAGCATTCCGCTGAATTTGTATGCCATCAGCGCGGTGGCATTGACGGCGTATACCATTGCGCGGGACTACAACCCTGGACCCATGGCAAAGGTTCAGGGACGCACCAGTGGCGGCAAGCTGGATGGGCTCGATATCAGCGCGAGCACTGGGGAGAAAAGCCACATCAAGCCGCGTGCAGTCAATATGCTGCTGCCGGTTCTGGTTTTGATTCTGGCGATGCCGCTCAGCCTGTGGATTACCGGTGAAGGAAAGATCTTCCAGGGCTCTGGTTCTACATCGGTACTTTGGGCCTCGCTCGCGGCTCTTACCTGTATATCGGTGATGGTGTTATTGCAGCGCAGTATGTCGTTGGATGAGTTAAGCCACACATGGATGGAAGGCGCCGGACGCATGCTGCCACTGGCGATCATTCTGGTGCTTGCGCTTGCACTGGGCTCCATCTCGAAAACCCTGGGTACCGGGCAGTACGTAGCGGGACTCGTAGGGGATTCGATTCCTCTGGCCCTGCTGCCTACTGTTATTTTTCTGGTATCCGGGGTGATTGCGTTTTCAGTGGGTTCCAGCTGGGGGACCTTTAGCATCATGCTGCCCATTGCCATTCCGGTAGCCAGTGCCCTGGGCGCGGAGCCCGCCCTGTTTGTTGCGGCGGTATTGTCCGGAGGAATCTTTGGCGATCACAGCTCGCCCATTTCCGATACCACCATCGTATCGTCGCTGGCCTCGGGCACCGAGCACATCGACCATGTGCGTACCCAGATTCCCTATGCATTGCGTGCGGGTTTGGTGAGCGCCCTTGGCTTTGTTGCGCTCGGTTATCTGATGCTGTAA
- a CDS encoding aminotransferase class I/II-fold pyridoxal phosphate-dependent enzyme, translating into MKKSPCEIVLLTADSGFANRWVSELGPLAEHDTGAPVSLTFSYTDGDGLTGTLQRGTVQILVVDDCGLSASDVASTMAAARQQRAEVDAVLLTGADEASGKGFECVISRGESNYGVVYRTLRRIILERIATPFADALREYVYAARDSWHTPGHSSGDSLSTSPWIADFYRFMGEHIFNTDLSVSVKMLDSLMDPISVIRQAQQLTAKTFGARHSYFVTNGTSTSNKIVLQHLLRHGDRVIVDRNCHKSVHHAMIMSGALPVYLESAVNQHYGIYGPVPRQQIFSAIDANPGARLLVLTSCTYDGLRYDLRPIIEYAHRAGLFVLIDEAWYAHGRFHPELRPTALECGADFVTQSTHKMLSAFSQASMIHVGDFSWRQSGHGEADDRSCFALGTGTGVSDFDAAGFREDINMHTSTSPQYGMIASLDVARKQMSIEGYTVLDRTLGFAEEIRGFVDQCTAFRSLGVADLCDTVLAQDGIRLDPTKVTIDVGCAGLSAPSAQARLFTGFGIQVEKNTHNTLSFLVTIGTTESKVLRLKQALRQLSQEAPGRSEGASTDAVTGAADMHGQELPALSDIVALPRTAYFSRGEKLSWHGVGREALVGRVACDEVVPYPPGIPLLVPGQVITAEILDSIIAFTSERADLEMHGLRQVGATPALRVLTKAEAAAAAMEFQALFESASSNPPLSPRGTSASCVLDNAQEAL; encoded by the coding sequence ATGAAGAAAAGTCCCTGTGAAATCGTGTTGCTGACCGCGGACAGCGGGTTTGCCAACCGCTGGGTTTCCGAGCTGGGCCCATTGGCCGAGCACGATACCGGCGCGCCAGTGTCGCTGACATTTTCCTACACCGACGGCGACGGGCTGACAGGTACACTGCAGCGCGGCACAGTGCAGATTCTGGTGGTGGATGACTGCGGGCTTTCCGCGAGCGACGTCGCAAGCACCATGGCCGCAGCTCGTCAGCAGCGCGCCGAGGTTGATGCCGTTTTATTGACTGGTGCCGATGAGGCCAGCGGCAAGGGCTTTGAATGTGTTATTTCGCGCGGGGAGTCCAATTACGGTGTTGTGTACCGTACTTTGCGGCGGATAATACTTGAGCGAATTGCCACTCCCTTCGCCGATGCACTACGGGAATATGTCTACGCGGCAAGGGATTCCTGGCATACCCCGGGACATTCCAGTGGCGACAGCCTGAGTACCAGTCCCTGGATCGCAGATTTCTACCGGTTTATGGGCGAGCATATTTTTAATACGGATCTATCGGTCAGCGTAAAGATGCTGGACTCTTTAATGGATCCCATCAGCGTGATCCGGCAGGCGCAACAGCTCACCGCAAAAACGTTCGGCGCCCGCCACAGTTATTTTGTCACCAACGGTACCTCTACCTCGAACAAGATTGTTTTGCAGCACCTGTTGCGACATGGCGATCGGGTGATCGTTGATCGCAACTGCCACAAATCAGTACATCACGCGATGATTATGAGTGGCGCGCTGCCGGTATACCTGGAGTCCGCTGTCAATCAGCACTATGGGATATATGGGCCGGTGCCGCGTCAGCAAATCTTTTCCGCCATCGACGCCAATCCCGGCGCCCGTTTGCTAGTGCTGACCTCCTGTACCTATGACGGATTACGTTACGACCTGCGGCCAATCATTGAATATGCTCACCGCGCGGGTCTCTTCGTGCTGATTGACGAGGCCTGGTATGCACACGGCCGCTTTCACCCCGAGCTACGCCCGACGGCACTGGAATGTGGCGCGGACTTTGTAACCCAATCCACGCACAAAATGCTCTCGGCCTTCTCTCAGGCCAGCATGATTCATGTGGGGGATTTTTCCTGGCGACAATCCGGCCACGGCGAGGCCGATGATCGGTCTTGCTTCGCACTTGGCACAGGTACCGGTGTCAGTGATTTTGATGCGGCCGGTTTCCGCGAAGATATCAACATGCATACCTCCACCAGTCCCCAGTACGGAATGATTGCCAGCCTGGATGTGGCGCGCAAGCAGATGAGCATCGAAGGGTATACGGTGCTCGACCGCACGCTGGGGTTTGCCGAAGAGATCCGTGGCTTTGTCGACCAGTGTACGGCATTCCGTAGCCTTGGCGTGGCGGACCTGTGTGACACCGTGCTGGCACAGGACGGTATTCGACTGGATCCCACCAAGGTAACCATTGATGTCGGTTGTGCGGGCCTGAGTGCCCCGTCTGCGCAAGCGCGGCTGTTTACCGGGTTTGGTATTCAGGTAGAGAAGAACACGCATAACACGCTGTCTTTTCTTGTAACCATCGGCACTACCGAAAGCAAGGTGCTGCGCTTGAAGCAGGCCTTGCGCCAGCTCTCGCAGGAGGCACCGGGCAGGTCAGAGGGTGCGAGTACCGACGCAGTCACCGGCGCTGCGGATATGCACGGGCAGGAACTGCCGGCGCTAAGCGATATCGTTGCACTTCCGCGTACTGCATATTTTTCTCGTGGAGAAAAGCTCAGCTGGCATGGGGTGGGGCGCGAGGCTCTGGTGGGGCGGGTTGCGTGCGATGAAGTCGTCCCATATCCACCGGGAATTCCATTGTTGGTGCCGGGGCAAGTGATTACTGCAGAAATTCTCGATTCGATTATCGCTTTTACCAGCGAGCGTGCGGATCTGGAGATGCACGGCCTGCGACAGGTTGGTGCCACACCGGCACTGCGTGTATTGACGAAAGCAGAGGCAGCCGCCGCTGCGATGGAGTTTCAAGCATTATTCGAATCTGCGTCGTCGAATCCGCCCTTATCACCCAGAGGTACATCGGCATCGTGTGTACTGGACAATGCTCAGGAGGCGTTATGA
- a CDS encoding exo-beta-N-acetylmuramidase NamZ domain-containing protein: MGASHLIDFLRERRVGLEKVFALEHGVRGNVENGGKVDDGIDGPSGLPIVSLYGGQYAPAAEDLAGLDWLVFDIQDVGVRFYTYISSLHYLMQACADHQVPLLVLDRPNPNGDYIDGPVLEKEFQSFVGMHPIPLVHGMTVGELAQMINGEGWLEDGAQCALTVIPVAGYRKNMAYSLPVRPSPNLPNDLSIRLYPSLGLFEGTTVSVGRGTEFPFQALGHPSDSLGEFAFIPAPVAGASENPKHNGKQLHGDDLREASPDIRFTLEPLVSWSRRTNESPEMFFSRADFFDKLAGTDQLREAVMAGSSAKQIRASWQPGLVAFRQQRQPYLLYPED; encoded by the coding sequence GTGGGAGCGTCACACCTGATCGATTTTCTGCGCGAACGTCGGGTGGGCCTTGAAAAGGTATTCGCACTTGAGCACGGCGTACGCGGTAACGTTGAGAATGGTGGCAAGGTAGATGACGGGATCGACGGCCCCAGTGGGCTACCCATCGTTTCCCTGTACGGCGGACAATATGCCCCGGCAGCGGAGGATCTTGCCGGCCTGGATTGGCTGGTGTTCGATATTCAGGATGTGGGGGTGCGCTTTTACACCTATATAAGCTCACTGCATTACCTGATGCAGGCCTGCGCGGACCATCAGGTGCCGCTGCTGGTGCTGGACCGCCCCAACCCCAACGGCGACTACATTGATGGGCCGGTGCTGGAAAAAGAATTCCAGAGTTTTGTCGGCATGCACCCGATACCGTTGGTGCATGGAATGACAGTGGGTGAGCTGGCGCAGATGATTAATGGCGAGGGCTGGCTCGAGGACGGTGCGCAATGTGCACTTACCGTAATCCCGGTGGCCGGCTATCGCAAAAATATGGCATACAGCCTGCCGGTACGTCCGTCTCCCAACCTTCCCAATGATCTTTCCATTCGCCTTTACCCCTCCCTGGGCTTGTTTGAGGGAACAACGGTGAGCGTAGGGCGGGGCACCGAATTTCCGTTTCAAGCATTGGGACACCCGTCGGATAGCCTTGGCGAGTTTGCGTTTATTCCGGCGCCGGTCGCTGGCGCCAGTGAAAATCCCAAGCACAATGGCAAGCAGTTGCACGGGGATGATCTGCGCGAGGCAAGCCCAGACATCCGGTTCACTCTCGAACCGCTGGTGTCCTGGTCCCGGCGCACCAATGAGTCTCCCGAGATGTTTTTTTCCCGTGCAGATTTTTTCGACAAACTCGCGGGTACTGATCAATTGCGCGAGGCGGTAATGGCCGGGTCGAGTGCCAAGCAAATTCGTGCATCCTGGCAGCCTGGCCTGGTGGCATTTCGCCAACAGCGCCAGCCCTATCTTCTGTACCCGGAGGACTGA